CGAACGACGCGCTCGGCGACGCTGCCGAGCAACAGTCGGTTCTCGCCGTGGCGACCGCGGGTGCCGGTGACGATCAGGTCGGCGTCGGTGTCGCGGGCGTACTCACAGATTTCCGGTGCGGGACGGCCCGTCCGGACGGCCGTCTCGATGCCGGGACCGGCCCGGTCCTCGACGTCGGCGAGGGCGGCGTCCGCGTGCGTCTCGAGGGCGACGCGCAGCTCCTCGCGGAGCTGTTCGGGCGAGGCGTCGACCTCGCCGGCGTCGACGACCGAGAGCGCGTGGACGTCGGCGCCGAACCGCGCGGCGAGGTCGAGTGCGACGTCGATGGCCCGCCTGACACTCCGGGAGCCGTCGGTCGCGACGACGATCGTATCGAACATGGAGAGAGGTTGCGCTCGGGACGGTATAAACTCCCACGGATCCGGCAGGTCGGGCGGCGGCGTGGGGAGGATTTTTCACGACCGCGCGCACACTCCGCGTATGGACGCCAGTGAGCCGTTCTCCGTCGACACCGTCCTCGCGCCGGTCGACGGAAGCGAAGAGTCCGCCGTCGCCGCCGAGTACGCCGTCGCCGTCGCCGACCGCTACGACGCCTCGGTACACGTCCTGTTCGTCCTCGGCCGCGGCGTCGTCGAGGGGATGAACGCCGGCACCGTCGACGAGGACGATGTCGCCGAGAACTCGCGGCGGTTTCTCGAGGACGCGACGGCGCTCGCGGAGGCCTACGACGTGCCCGTGTCGACGGCCGTCTCGCACGGGTTCTCGCCGCACCGCAAGACCCGCCACCCGGGGAGCGTCGTCCTCGACGCCGCCGACACCGCCGGCGCGGACTTCATCGTCATCCCCCGCGAGCCGATGACCGACCCGACCGCAGAAGTGCTCGAGAAGGCCGCCGAGTACGTCCTCTCCTACGCGAGCCAGCCGGTGCTCTCGGTATGAGGTCGCGAACCGAGCGGGCGAACCGATGACGGCCGACGACCCGGGCGAGTCCGACGACGAGGTGGCGCGAGCGCTACGGAGACAACTGCTCGATCTCCCCACGCTCCTGCGGTTCGGCGCGTTCGTGTTCGTGCTGGTCGGGTTTTTCGGTGCGCTCGAGACGGACGCCTCGCCCGTCGCCGCGGACTCGGCGTTCAGCCTGCTGTTCTACCTCGGGATCGCCTGTGCGGTCGCGTCGATCTACCTCGCGATGTACCGCCAGCGGCCGGGCGGGGAGTCGGACGACGGCTGAACGCCGGACTACTCGAGTCTGATCGACATCTCCTGTTCGAAACTCTCGGCGCCCGAGATCTCGAAGCCGACGCGCTCGTACAGCGCGATGGCGGGGCCGTTCCAGCGCTCGACGGTGAGCCAGACCCGCCCGATCCCCCGCTCGCTCGCGTGGCCGAGCAGCGTCTCGAGCAGCCGGGTGCCGATGCCGGCCTGCTGGTAGGCCTGGAGGACGAAGATCGCGAGCTCCCACTCGATCTCGCCGAGGTCCGCGACCGCGCCCGGATCGTCGGTGTCCGGCACCAGCGTGGCGTGGCCGATGACGGCCCCCAACTCGCCGTTTCGCGCGACCACGTTGACCCCGTTTTCGACGATCGGCTCGAGCCACTGGCGAATCCGGTCCTCGCCGGTCGGCGGGATCCCCTGGGCCCGGTCGGCGGGGTCGAACCGGACGTACATCTCGACGAGGTCGTCGACGTCCTCGGCCCCGAGCTCCTCGAGTGCGATCGAGCGACCGTCGGCGTCCTCAAAACCGGTCGGCGGTGTCGGAAACGGGCCCGAGCGCTCGTCGGGGTAGACGCGCGTTCCGGGCATGGTTATCGGATCAGTTTGACGGTCGTCGTCGCGTTCAACAGGACGAACTCGGTGATCCCGCCGAGGCGGATCTTCCCCATCGGGCTCTCCGTGCCGCCGCCGATCACCAGCTGGTCGAACTCGCCGTGCTCTGCGAGGTCGACGAGGGCGCTCCCCGGATCGCCCTCGAGGCGTTTCACGTCGGCGTCGACGCCGGCCTCCGACAGGAGCTTCTCGGCCTGGTGGGCCATCTCCTCGGGCGCGCGGTCCGCCTCCGGTTTCTCGATGACGGCGACGGTGAGGTCGTCGCCGGCCTCCCGCGTCCGGTCGATCGTCCGTCGAAGCGCCTTCATCGACTCGTCGCTTCCGCCGAGACCCAGCAACACGTGCATACCCACGTCTGGGACCTGCCGGAGGAAAATGGTTCCGCCGGCTCGAGGCGCCAGCCGACGCGCGGACGGCGTTCCGCGCGACGGGGTCACACGCCCAGGGCGGGACGACGGGGTTAAGGCCGAGCAGCGGATAGTTTCAGCGAATGAGTGATTCGGCGCTCGACGTCGTGGAGTTCCTGCTCACGACGAGCGTCTATTCGGACGACAGATCGCTAGACGAAAACGACCTGCCTCCGGCGATCCGTCGGGTCTTCTGGACCGGCGGCTCCGGCGAGGACGACGAGAGCGAGGAGACCGACGGCGACGGACCGCGGGGACGGCGGCGCCGCGGCGGGATCAGGCGGCCGCTGTCGGCGACCAACGCCACGGCCCGGGCGGCGACGGGCGTCGACCGGCCGTGGGACGCCGTCTCGGAGCTCATGTTCACCGACAGAGACGAGTTCTCGGGGACGATCACCCTCACCCAGCAGGACCTCGCCGAGCGGTGGTTCGTCGAGCGCGCCGACGACGAGCGACTGGCCGCGAATCCGACCCTCGCGAAGCACTTCGAAGACCACGAGAGCGTCGACATCAGCTACGAGGAGGCCAGGGAGCGAAACCGCCCGATCCAGGCCGATCGGGTCTGGATCGACGGTCTGCTCGAGGAGTACTTCAGCGACGAGGACGAACAGGAGATGCTGGACCTCGTCGACGTCCGCGCACCCGAGGAGGTCGACATCTCGCTCGACGACATCGTGCTCACGCCCGGCCAGGAGGCCGAAATCGAGAAGATCGCGAAGGCGATCGAACACCGCGACTACCTCGCACAGATCGGCCTGCGCGAGATCGGTAAACTGCTGTTCGTCGGCCCGCCGGGCACCGGGAAGACGTCGACGGCGCGGGCGCTGGCGAGGGACATGGACCTCCCGTTCGTCGAGGTCAAACTCTCGATGATCACGAGCCAGTACCTCGGGGAAACCGCGAAAAACGTCGACAAGACCTTCGAGGTCGCAAAGCGGCTCTCGCCGTGTATCCTCTTTATCGACGAGTTCGACTTCGTCGCCAAAACGCGCCGGAGCGACGAACACGCCGCGCTCAAACGGGCCGTCAACACGCTCCTCAAAGCCGTCGACGACATCTCGCTGATCCAGGACGACGTGCTCCTGATCGGCGCGACCAACCACCCCGATCAGCTCGATGCGGCCGCCTGGCGGCGCTTCGACGAGATCGTCAACTTCCCCAAACCCGACTCCGGAATGCGCGCGGACATCCTCGAGGTGATCACCCGCGCGATGGACATCGACGAATTCGACCCCTACGCCATCGCCGAGGCGACCGAGGGCCTTACGGGAAGCGACCTCCGGATGGTGCTCCGGGAGGCGGTCCTCGAGGCGCTCACCGAGAACCGGCGCGTGCTGACCCAGGAGGACTTACTCGAGGCCGTCGCGGGTTTCGAGGAGCGGGACAACCTGAAGAACATGGACATGATCGAGGGCGACCACGACGCGCTCGTCGCGGGTGGCGACCTCGGAAAGGCGAGCGACGGCGGTCACGACCACGACCACTCACACGACCACTGAGCCGGCTCGGTTCGAGAGCATGGGTCCGGTTGGGTGCCACGGCTCCAACGGTCGTCATTTTTCGATCGCTAGCGGGTTGCATACCGCGCGAGCGGTAGCCTCCGGCCGGTTTCGACGATTTCTTCGGTGGCGATAGAGTTATGTAACCGGTGTAACGTAGACTTTACGTAAAGCGTGCTTTACACCCGCGCGCTCGATCCACACTCATGACCGAACACACACGATCCACGGCGAACAGGCTCACGCAACGACGGCGGCACAAGGGACTGATGTACGGCTCGCTGGCAGTTGGAATCCTCGGGCTACTGGTCGGGGTCTTCCTCGAGCAGTTCGTCGCCGGCGTTCTCGTGTACTGGGCCGGCTTCTTCGGCATGATCGCGGTCTGGCTGTTCAGCCCGGTAACGCTGTACGACGAGCGCGATACGGCCATCGAGCGGAAGGCGAGCGACTACACGCTCGGCGTCTTCGCGTTCGTGCTCGTTCTGGGAGCCCCCGGTGGGCTGGTACTCGAGGACGGCGGCGTCCTCACGCTCCCCGATGCGTTCTACGGCGCGATGTGGACGCTCGTGGCCCTGTTCGCCGTCTTCGGCGTCATCTACACCGCCCTCCGCAACCGCTCGTGAGCAGGCCGAATCCATGAAAAACGTCCTCAAAGACCACCGTGAGCGCCACGGCGAGAGTCAGGCCG
Above is a genomic segment from Natrononativus amylolyticus containing:
- a CDS encoding universal stress protein, whose amino-acid sequence is MFDTIVVATDGSRSVRRAIDVALDLAARFGADVHALSVVDAGEVDASPEQLREELRVALETHADAALADVEDRAGPGIETAVRTGRPAPEICEYARDTDADLIVTGTRGRHGENRLLLGSVAERVVRTSPVPVLTVRQLEGDEAAATA
- a CDS encoding universal stress protein — translated: MDASEPFSVDTVLAPVDGSEESAVAAEYAVAVADRYDASVHVLFVLGRGVVEGMNAGTVDEDDVAENSRRFLEDATALAEAYDVPVSTAVSHGFSPHRKTRHPGSVVLDAADTAGADFIVIPREPMTDPTAEVLEKAAEYVLSYASQPVLSV
- a CDS encoding GNAT family N-acetyltransferase — encoded protein: MPGTRVYPDERSGPFPTPPTGFEDADGRSIALEELGAEDVDDLVEMYVRFDPADRAQGIPPTGEDRIRQWLEPIVENGVNVVARNGELGAVIGHATLVPDTDDPGAVADLGEIEWELAIFVLQAYQQAGIGTRLLETLLGHASERGIGRVWLTVERWNGPAIALYERVGFEISGAESFEQEMSIRLE
- a CDS encoding universal stress protein; this encodes MHVLLGLGGSDESMKALRRTIDRTREAGDDLTVAVIEKPEADRAPEEMAHQAEKLLSEAGVDADVKRLEGDPGSALVDLAEHGEFDQLVIGGGTESPMGKIRLGGITEFVLLNATTTVKLIR
- a CDS encoding ATP-binding protein, with the protein product MSDSALDVVEFLLTTSVYSDDRSLDENDLPPAIRRVFWTGGSGEDDESEETDGDGPRGRRRRGGIRRPLSATNATARAATGVDRPWDAVSELMFTDRDEFSGTITLTQQDLAERWFVERADDERLAANPTLAKHFEDHESVDISYEEARERNRPIQADRVWIDGLLEEYFSDEDEQEMLDLVDVRAPEEVDISLDDIVLTPGQEAEIEKIAKAIEHRDYLAQIGLREIGKLLFVGPPGTGKTSTARALARDMDLPFVEVKLSMITSQYLGETAKNVDKTFEVAKRLSPCILFIDEFDFVAKTRRSDEHAALKRAVNTLLKAVDDISLIQDDVLLIGATNHPDQLDAAAWRRFDEIVNFPKPDSGMRADILEVITRAMDIDEFDPYAIAEATEGLTGSDLRMVLREAVLEALTENRRVLTQEDLLEAVAGFEERDNLKNMDMIEGDHDALVAGGDLGKASDGGHDHDHSHDH